From a region of the Kaistia sp. 32K genome:
- a CDS encoding mucoidy inhibitor MuiA family protein: MKILALSFAALAASSAGALAGDLAIASRVTAVTVHPQGAAVQREASFAVPAGVSVLVASDLPTDMATDSLRVEGLAAGGVTIRSVETRPEPADPEADPVRNAIADEIETLEDRVGGLDDRLAALDLRLKFIDGLAENLPQGFAKNFAEGKGVDNWAQTGEGLAAEREKIDALRTAVRMDKRGLEKQIVGRRKALDMLPPVLPKLSARIEVTAAEAATGKLTLGYRTQSAGWSPAYDVSLVLGEAGAEPKLELVRRAELHQETGEDWSGVALSLSTLRPAEGTQAPEPYESVVRFVPRYDAKVARESLAVARPAPAPPITADAAAGGYGAMANSEAVADFGDFRAEYRIPDPVSVASGQGSRSVRIATESLKPTLEVRAVPAVSDAAYLTARFKNSSGAPYVGGEAVLYRDGAFAGTVPLDFTAPDGEVALGFGIDDKVAVTRTKLQQKTGERGLISTEKTDERRYQIKVENRHDRPMTIVVLDQLPVAEAKTIAVEPLAGATPPTEMAVAGRRGVVAWRYDYAAGETREIVHAFAISWPSDQDVFWEN, from the coding sequence ATGAAGATCCTCGCTCTGTCGTTCGCGGCGCTGGCCGCCAGTAGCGCCGGCGCGCTTGCCGGCGATCTCGCGATTGCCAGCCGTGTAACCGCCGTGACGGTGCATCCGCAGGGGGCGGCCGTGCAGCGCGAGGCTTCCTTCGCGGTGCCGGCCGGCGTTTCCGTCCTTGTGGCGAGCGACCTGCCGACCGACATGGCGACCGACAGCCTGCGCGTCGAGGGCCTCGCCGCCGGCGGCGTCACCATCCGTTCTGTCGAGACCCGCCCGGAGCCGGCCGACCCGGAAGCCGATCCGGTGCGCAACGCGATCGCGGACGAGATCGAGACGCTGGAGGATCGCGTCGGCGGCCTGGACGACCGGCTCGCCGCGCTCGACCTCAGGCTGAAGTTCATCGACGGGCTGGCGGAAAACCTGCCGCAGGGTTTCGCCAAGAACTTCGCTGAAGGCAAGGGCGTCGACAATTGGGCCCAGACCGGCGAAGGGCTCGCGGCCGAGCGCGAGAAGATCGACGCGCTGCGCACCGCCGTGCGGATGGACAAGCGCGGCCTCGAGAAGCAGATCGTGGGACGCCGGAAGGCGCTCGACATGTTGCCGCCCGTGCTGCCGAAGCTCTCGGCGCGGATCGAGGTCACGGCCGCCGAGGCCGCCACCGGCAAGCTGACGCTCGGCTATCGCACCCAGTCTGCCGGCTGGAGCCCGGCCTATGACGTTTCGCTTGTCCTCGGCGAGGCGGGCGCGGAGCCGAAGCTCGAACTCGTCCGGCGCGCCGAACTGCATCAGGAGACCGGCGAGGACTGGTCCGGCGTGGCGCTGTCGCTGTCGACACTGCGCCCGGCGGAGGGGACGCAGGCGCCCGAGCCCTATGAGAGCGTCGTGCGATTCGTTCCGCGCTATGACGCCAAGGTCGCCCGCGAATCGCTCGCCGTGGCGCGGCCGGCCCCGGCGCCGCCGATCACCGCCGATGCGGCGGCGGGTGGCTATGGCGCGATGGCCAATTCCGAGGCCGTCGCCGATTTCGGCGATTTCCGAGCCGAGTACCGCATCCCGGATCCGGTCTCGGTCGCCTCGGGGCAGGGGAGCCGCTCGGTCAGGATCGCGACGGAGAGCCTGAAGCCGACGCTGGAAGTCCGCGCCGTGCCGGCGGTCAGCGACGCGGCCTATCTGACGGCGCGCTTCAAGAACAGTTCCGGCGCGCCCTATGTCGGCGGCGAGGCGGTGCTCTATCGCGACGGCGCCTTCGCCGGCACCGTGCCGCTCGACTTCACCGCGCCGGACGGCGAGGTCGCGCTCGGCTTCGGCATCGACGACAAGGTCGCCGTCACGCGGACCAAGCTACAGCAGAAGACCGGCGAGCGCGGACTGATCTCGACGGAGAAGACGGACGAGCGGCGCTATCAGATCAAGGTGGAGAACCGGCACGACCGGCCGATGACGATCGTGGTGCTCGACCAGCTCCCCGTCGCTGAGGCGAAGACGATCGCCGTCGAGCCCCTGGCCGGCGCGACGCCGCCGACGGAAATGGCGGTCGCCGGCCGGCGCGGCGTGGTCGCCTGGCGCTATGATTACGCCGCCGGCGAGACCCGGGAGATCGTCCACGCCTTCGCCATCAGCTGGCCATCGGACCAGGATGTGTTCTGGGAGAATTGA
- a CDS encoding ClbS/DfsB family four-helix bundle protein, with translation MAVPASKDELLEAIGSNFDKLMKDLVTVPADRSGEKTLEGHAQGTRMSVHDLVAYLTGWNELVLKWHARREAGEPVEFPETGYKWNELGALAQKFYADYEALPFDALLRRFSEAKESLVALIGRHDDAALYGAPWYEKYTMGRMIQFNTSSPYANARGRLRKWKKENGIA, from the coding sequence ATGGCCGTACCAGCGAGCAAGGACGAGCTTCTCGAAGCTATCGGCTCCAACTTTGACAAGCTCATGAAGGACCTCGTTACGGTGCCGGCGGACCGTTCGGGCGAGAAGACGCTCGAAGGCCATGCGCAGGGGACACGCATGAGCGTGCATGATCTCGTCGCCTATCTGACCGGCTGGAACGAGCTGGTGCTGAAATGGCATGCGCGGCGGGAGGCGGGAGAGCCCGTCGAATTCCCCGAGACCGGCTACAAATGGAACGAGCTCGGGGCGCTCGCCCAGAAGTTCTATGCCGATTACGAGGCGCTGCCGTTCGACGCGCTGCTGCGGCGTTTCTCCGAGGCCAAGGAAAGCCTCGTCGCGCTGATCGGGCGCCACGACGACGCCGCGCTCTATGGCGCGCCCTGGTACGAGAAATACACCATGGGGCGGATGATCCAGTTCAACACGTCCTCGCCCTATGCCAATGCGCGCGGGCGGTTGCGCAAGTGGAAGAAGGAGAACGGCATCGCCTGA
- a CDS encoding DMT family transporter, translating to MSLLSRAFTWLFNRPYLLLALTFLFWAINIVLGRYVAGSIPPVALAQIRWLGASLIILPFAWPHLKHDWPAIRGSLVIMLLLAASGIGAYNTLAYYGLQYTEALNGLLMQSIAPLVIGVWSLILFRDRMSAAQITGVCLSLCGVVLIICRGDPAVLLHMTLNVGDIIMLVAISCYGFYSALLKKGPRIHYLSMLGFTIPAGAIMILPFSIWEMMSGRYIHATPLTFAVLAYVVVLPSVVAYMFFNRGVALIGPNRAGPFFHLLPVFGSIIAILFLGEQPRWFHGAGYALILCGIAIAQLSLARIRAFGR from the coding sequence ATGTCGCTCCTCTCCCGGGCCTTCACCTGGTTGTTCAACCGGCCCTACCTGCTGCTCGCGCTGACCTTCCTGTTCTGGGCGATCAACATCGTGCTCGGCCGCTATGTAGCCGGCTCGATCCCGCCGGTGGCGCTGGCGCAGATCCGCTGGCTCGGCGCCTCGCTGATCATTTTGCCCTTCGCCTGGCCGCATCTGAAGCACGACTGGCCGGCGATCCGCGGCAGCCTCGTCATCATGCTGCTGCTCGCCGCCTCCGGCATCGGCGCCTACAACACGCTCGCCTATTACGGGCTGCAATATACCGAGGCCCTGAACGGCCTGCTGATGCAGTCGATCGCGCCGCTCGTCATCGGCGTCTGGTCGCTGATCCTGTTCCGCGACCGCATGTCGGCCGCGCAGATCACCGGCGTCTGTCTGTCGCTCTGCGGCGTCGTGCTGATCATCTGCCGCGGCGATCCGGCCGTGCTGCTGCACATGACGCTGAATGTCGGCGACATCATCATGCTGGTGGCGATCTCTTGCTACGGCTTCTATTCAGCGCTTCTGAAGAAGGGCCCGCGCATCCACTATCTCTCGATGCTGGGCTTCACGATTCCCGCCGGCGCCATCATGATCCTGCCCTTCTCCATCTGGGAAATGATGAGCGGCCGGTACATCCACGCGACGCCGCTGACCTTCGCGGTCCTCGCCTATGTCGTCGTGCTGCCCTCCGTCGTCGCCTACATGTTCTTCAACCGCGGCGTCGCGCTGATCGGCCCGAACCGCGCCGGGCCGTTCTTCCACCTGCTGCCGGTGTTCGGCTCGATCATCGCCATCCTCTTCCTCGGCGAGCAGCCGCGCTGGTTCCACGGCGCCGGCTACGCCCTGATCCTCTGCGGCATCGCCATCGCGCAGCTGAGTCTCGCCAGGATCCGGGCGTTCGGGCGGTAG
- the serA gene encoding phosphoglycerate dehydrogenase, which yields MAPRVLISDKLSKTAVQIFKDRGVEVDYLPDLGKDKEKLLEIIGNYDGLAIRSNTKVTEKVIAAAKNLRVIGRAGIGVDNVDIPAATAKGIIVMNTPFGNSITTAEHAIAMIFATARQIPEANASTQAGKWEKNRFMGVEVTGKTLGIIGCGNIGSIVAERGVGLKMRVIAFDPFLSPDRAVDLGVEKVELEELFRRADFITLHTPLIDKTRGIIDAKAIAQMKDGVRIINCARGGLVVEKDLAEALKSGKVAGAGFDVFEEEPATENVLFGLPNVVATPHLGASTTEAQENVALQVAEQMADYLVKGAVSNALNMPSITAEEAPRLTPFVKLAEQLGSFAGQLTETGIKAIKLEYEGEVAEMNVRALTAAALAAVLRPQLQSVNMVSAPAIAKERGIAIEEVRREQQGAYENYIRLTVTTERQERSVAGTVFGDVNPRIIQIKGINMEAELGPHMLYVTNKDKPGFIGRFASLLGGEGINIATFNLGRKAPGEDAIALIGVDEAISDSVIDRVSALEGVVQAKRLTF from the coding sequence ATGGCACCGCGCGTTCTCATTTCCGACAAGCTCTCCAAGACCGCCGTCCAGATCTTCAAGGATCGTGGCGTCGAGGTCGACTACCTGCCGGACCTCGGCAAGGACAAGGAGAAGCTGCTCGAGATCATCGGCAATTATGATGGTCTCGCCATCCGCTCGAATACCAAGGTGACCGAGAAGGTCATCGCGGCGGCAAAGAATCTCCGCGTCATCGGCCGCGCCGGCATCGGCGTCGACAATGTCGACATTCCGGCGGCGACGGCGAAGGGCATCATCGTGATGAACACGCCCTTCGGCAATTCGATCACCACGGCCGAGCACGCGATCGCGATGATCTTCGCGACGGCCCGCCAGATCCCTGAGGCGAACGCCTCGACCCAGGCCGGCAAGTGGGAGAAGAACCGCTTCATGGGCGTCGAGGTGACGGGCAAGACGCTCGGCATCATCGGCTGCGGCAATATCGGCTCGATCGTCGCCGAGCGCGGCGTCGGCCTGAAGATGCGCGTCATCGCCTTCGATCCGTTCCTGTCGCCGGACCGCGCCGTGGATCTCGGCGTCGAGAAGGTCGAGCTGGAGGAACTGTTCCGCCGCGCCGACTTCATCACCCTGCACACGCCGCTGATCGACAAGACGCGCGGCATCATCGACGCCAAGGCGATCGCGCAGATGAAGGACGGCGTCCGCATCATCAATTGCGCGCGCGGCGGCCTGGTCGTCGAGAAGGACCTCGCCGAGGCGCTGAAGTCCGGCAAGGTGGCCGGCGCTGGCTTCGACGTGTTCGAGGAAGAGCCCGCGACCGAGAACGTGCTGTTCGGCCTGCCCAACGTCGTCGCGACGCCGCATCTCGGCGCCTCGACCACGGAGGCGCAGGAGAATGTCGCGCTGCAGGTCGCCGAGCAGATGGCCGATTATCTGGTCAAGGGCGCTGTCTCCAATGCCCTGAACATGCCGTCGATCACCGCCGAGGAAGCGCCGCGCCTGACGCCGTTCGTCAAGCTCGCCGAGCAGCTCGGCTCGTTCGCCGGCCAGCTCACCGAGACGGGCATCAAGGCGATCAAGCTCGAATATGAGGGCGAGGTCGCGGAGATGAACGTCCGCGCGCTGACCGCCGCGGCGCTCGCCGCCGTGCTGCGGCCGCAGCTGCAGTCGGTCAACATGGTCTCGGCTCCGGCGATCGCCAAGGAACGCGGCATCGCGATCGAGGAAGTCCGTCGCGAGCAGCAGGGCGCGTACGAGAACTACATCCGCCTGACGGTCACGACCGAACGGCAGGAGCGTTCGGTCGCCGGCACGGTGTTCGGCGACGTCAACCCGCGCATCATCCAGATCAAGGGCATCAACATGGAGGCCGAGCTCGGCCCCCACATGCTCTACGTCACCAACAAGGACAAGCCGGGCTTCATCGGCCGCTTCGCCAGCCTGCTCGGCGGCGAGGGCATCAACATCGCGACCTTCAACCTCGGCCGCAAGGCGCCGGGCGAGGACGCGATTGCGCTGATCGGCGTCGACGAGGCGATCTCGGACAGCGTCATCGACCGCGTCAGCGCGCTCGAAGGCGTCGTCCAGGCCAAGCGCCTGACGTTCTGA
- a CDS encoding phosphoserine transaminase: MADLATPGRRPVNANYSSGPCAKRPGWTFEALKDAALGRSHRAKIGKTKLQKAIDLTREVLGVPADYRIGIVPASDTGAVEMVLWSALGARGVDMLAWESFGEGWVTDVVKQLKLEDVRTFKADYGKLPDLGQVDFDRDVVFTWNGTTSGVRVPNGDWIDADRAGLTICDATSAAFAQDLAWDKLDVVTFSWQKVLGGEGAHGMLILSPRAVERLETYKPAWPLPKIFRMTKGGKLIDGIFVGETINTPSMLAVEDYLDALGWAQSLGGWKALQARADANLKVLADWVAKTDWIDFLPVVENTRSNTSVCLIITDPAVKALDDAAQAAFAKAISTALDKAGVAYDIGSYRDAPAGLRIWAGATIEASDLEIVTEWLDWAFASQKAALQAA, from the coding sequence ATGGCAGATCTCGCCACGCCCGGCCGCCGGCCGGTGAACGCCAATTATTCTTCCGGCCCCTGCGCCAAGCGTCCTGGGTGGACCTTCGAAGCGCTCAAGGATGCGGCTCTCGGCCGATCCCACCGGGCCAAGATCGGCAAGACCAAGCTCCAGAAGGCGATCGACCTCACTCGCGAGGTTCTCGGCGTGCCGGCGGATTACCGCATCGGCATCGTGCCGGCCTCGGATACCGGCGCCGTCGAGATGGTGCTGTGGTCGGCGCTCGGCGCCCGCGGCGTCGACATGCTGGCCTGGGAGAGCTTCGGCGAGGGCTGGGTCACCGACGTCGTCAAGCAGCTGAAGCTCGAGGACGTGCGGACCTTCAAGGCCGATTACGGCAAGCTCCCCGATCTCGGCCAGGTCGATTTCGACCGCGACGTCGTCTTCACCTGGAACGGCACCACTTCCGGCGTGCGCGTCCCGAACGGTGACTGGATCGACGCCGACCGCGCCGGCCTGACCATCTGCGACGCCACCTCGGCCGCCTTCGCGCAGGATCTCGCCTGGGACAAGCTCGATGTCGTCACCTTCTCCTGGCAGAAGGTGCTCGGCGGCGAGGGCGCCCACGGCATGCTGATCCTGTCGCCCCGCGCCGTCGAGCGTCTCGAGACCTACAAGCCCGCCTGGCCGCTGCCGAAGATCTTCCGCATGACCAAGGGCGGCAAGCTGATCGACGGCATCTTCGTCGGCGAGACGATCAACACCCCGTCGATGCTGGCGGTCGAGGATTATCTCGACGCGCTCGGCTGGGCGCAGTCGCTCGGCGGCTGGAAGGCTCTGCAGGCGCGCGCCGACGCCAACTTGAAGGTGCTGGCCGACTGGGTCGCCAAGACCGACTGGATCGACTTCCTGCCGGTGGTCGAGAACACTCGTTCCAACACCTCGGTCTGCCTGATCATCACCGATCCGGCGGTCAAGGCGCTCGACGACGCGGCCCAGGCGGCCTTCGCCAAGGCGATCTCGACCGCGCTCGACAAGGCCGGCGTCGCCTATGACATCGGCTCCTATCGCGACGCCCCGGCGGGCCTGCGCATCTGGGCCGGCGCGACGATCGAGGCTTCGGATCTCGAGATCGTCACCGAGTGGCTCGACTGGGCCTTCGCATCGCAGAAGGCCGCCCTGCAGGCCGCCTGA
- a CDS encoding outer membrane protein, translated as MNTSRTMVIALAIAAGVSGGFAGSAVAADLEPYVEPVPLAVGGWYLRGAIGMSNQQLGSLDYQYFNEPGYVTDWMNDGDFSAAPTFSLGAGYKFNDWFRADLTGQYRGKADFSAAQRVTNTINPNLPGYFTDDYTARKSEWLFLANGYVDLGTYRGITPYVGAGIGASRNTISDFRDVNNELNAGGYAGSASQWNFAWALHAGLGFQVTENLIFDLGYSYVDLGNAKTDTAYNINPAFSRPNDGFQFKNITSHDVNFGIRYQFN; from the coding sequence ATGAACACTTCGCGGACCATGGTGATCGCCCTGGCGATCGCGGCGGGCGTCAGCGGCGGTTTCGCTGGCTCGGCTGTCGCGGCGGATCTGGAGCCCTATGTCGAGCCGGTGCCGCTCGCCGTCGGCGGCTGGTATCTGCGCGGCGCCATCGGCATGAGCAACCAGCAGCTCGGCAGCCTCGACTACCAGTATTTCAACGAGCCGGGCTACGTCACCGACTGGATGAACGACGGCGATTTCTCGGCCGCCCCGACCTTCAGCCTCGGCGCCGGCTACAAGTTCAACGACTGGTTCCGCGCCGACCTGACCGGCCAGTATCGCGGCAAGGCGGATTTCTCTGCCGCGCAGCGCGTGACCAACACGATCAATCCCAATCTGCCGGGCTATTTCACGGACGACTACACGGCGCGCAAGTCGGAGTGGCTGTTCCTTGCCAACGGCTATGTCGACCTCGGCACCTACAGGGGCATCACGCCCTATGTCGGCGCCGGCATCGGCGCGTCGCGCAACACCATCTCGGACTTCCGCGACGTCAACAACGAGCTGAACGCCGGCGGCTATGCCGGCTCCGCATCGCAGTGGAACTTCGCCTGGGCCCTGCATGCCGGCCTCGGCTTCCAGGTCACCGAGAATCTGATCTTCGATCTCGGCTATTCCTATGTCGATCTCGGCAACGCCAAGACCGATACGGCCTACAACATCAACCCGGCCTTTTCGCGTCCGAACGACGGCTTCCAGTTCAAGAACATCACCTCGCACGACGTGAACTTCGGCATCCGCTACCAGTTCAACTGA
- the glmM gene encoding phosphoglucosamine mutase, with protein sequence MVRKFFGTDGIRGKANTFPITPQLALQVGIAAGLAFRNGGHRHRVVIGKDTRLSGYMIEPALTAGFTAAGMDVFLLGPMPTPAVAMLTRSLRADLGVMISASHNPYEDNGIKLFGPDGYKLSDETEAKIEALIEEDLSDRLAASADLGRAKRIDGMRDRYIEFAKRTMPKAFDLTGLRVVIDCANGAAYKVAPDALWELGAEVITIGDKPDGFNINLDVGSTAPDALRRKVHEVRADIGIALDGDADRVIIVDENGEIVDGDQLMAVVAQSWAEDGLLSQPGIVATIMSNLGLERYLGSLGLSLARTKVGDRYVVEHMRSHGYNVGGEQSGHLILSDFCTTGDGLVSALQILAVVRKTGKPVSEVCRRFEPVPQILKNIRFGGGKPLEAASVQAAIAEGEARLGQTGRLVIRPSGTEPLIRVMAEGDDHSLVEAVVDDIIGALKEVA encoded by the coding sequence ATGGTACGCAAATTCTTCGGCACGGACGGCATCCGCGGCAAGGCCAACACCTTTCCGATCACGCCGCAACTCGCGTTGCAGGTCGGGATCGCCGCCGGGCTCGCCTTCCGGAACGGAGGCCATCGGCACCGCGTGGTGATCGGCAAGGACACGCGCCTCTCCGGCTACATGATCGAGCCGGCGCTGACGGCGGGCTTCACCGCCGCCGGCATGGACGTGTTCCTGCTCGGCCCGATGCCGACGCCGGCCGTCGCCATGCTGACGCGTTCGCTGCGCGCCGATCTCGGCGTCATGATCTCCGCCTCGCACAACCCGTATGAGGACAACGGCATCAAGCTGTTCGGTCCCGACGGCTACAAGCTCTCTGACGAGACCGAGGCCAAGATCGAGGCGCTGATCGAGGAGGATCTCTCCGACCGGCTGGCGGCCTCGGCCGATCTCGGCCGCGCCAAGCGCATCGACGGCATGCGCGACCGCTACATCGAGTTCGCCAAGCGGACGATGCCGAAGGCCTTCGACTTGACCGGCCTGCGCGTTGTCATCGATTGCGCCAATGGCGCCGCCTACAAGGTTGCGCCGGACGCGCTCTGGGAACTCGGCGCCGAGGTGATCACCATCGGCGACAAGCCGGACGGCTTCAACATCAACCTGGATGTCGGCTCGACGGCGCCGGACGCGCTGCGCCGGAAGGTGCATGAGGTGCGCGCCGATATCGGCATCGCGCTCGACGGCGACGCCGACCGCGTCATCATCGTCGACGAGAACGGCGAGATCGTCGACGGCGACCAGCTGATGGCGGTGGTCGCCCAGTCCTGGGCCGAGGACGGCCTCTTGTCGCAGCCGGGCATCGTCGCGACGATCATGTCCAATCTCGGCCTCGAGCGTTATCTCGGCTCGCTCGGCCTGTCGCTCGCCCGCACCAAGGTCGGTGACCGCTACGTCGTCGAGCACATGCGCAGCCACGGCTATAACGTTGGCGGCGAGCAGTCCGGCCATCTGATCCTGTCGGATTTCTGCACCACCGGCGACGGACTCGTCTCGGCGCTGCAGATCCTCGCCGTGGTGCGCAAGACCGGCAAGCCGGTCAGCGAGGTCTGCCGCCGCTTCGAGCCGGTGCCGCAGATCCTGAAGAACATCCGCTTCGGGGGCGGCAAGCCGCTGGAGGCGGCGAGCGTCCAGGCGGCGATCGCCGAGGGCGAGGCGCGCCTCGGCCAAACCGGCCGTCTGGTGATCCGCCCCTCCGGCACCGAGCCGCTGATCCGCGTCATGGCGGAAGGCGACGACCACTCGCTGGTCGAGGCCGTCGTCGACGACATCATCGGCGCGCTGAAAGAGGTCGCCTGA
- a CDS encoding cysteine hydrolase family protein gives MKALIVVDMLNDFYTGVLQNEAHASKIVPVIRQLIEHARGRPDWMVVYSNDAHRADDGEIAIWGPHAMAGTKGAEVIEALAPIGAPREIVSPKRFYGAFDETGLDEILKQYGVTDVVITGQHTHCCVRHSSYGAFIRGYGIEIPADGVCVFDGVDNEAAIEYLRTIYGAVITDSAAILAADGARKAA, from the coding sequence ATGAAGGCTCTCATCGTCGTCGACATGCTGAACGACTTCTACACAGGCGTTCTGCAGAACGAGGCGCATGCCTCGAAGATCGTGCCGGTGATCCGGCAGCTGATCGAGCACGCGCGCGGCCGTCCCGACTGGATGGTGGTCTATTCCAACGACGCGCACCGCGCCGATGACGGCGAGATTGCCATCTGGGGTCCGCATGCCATGGCCGGGACGAAGGGCGCCGAGGTGATCGAGGCGCTGGCGCCGATCGGCGCGCCGCGCGAGATCGTCTCGCCCAAGCGCTTCTACGGTGCGTTCGACGAAACCGGGCTCGACGAGATCCTGAAGCAGTATGGCGTCACCGACGTGGTGATCACAGGCCAGCACACCCATTGCTGCGTTCGCCATTCGAGCTATGGCGCGTTCATTCGCGGCTACGGCATCGAGATCCCGGCGGACGGCGTCTGCGTCTTCGACGGCGTCGACAACGAGGCGGCCATCGAATACCTGCGCACCATCTATGGCGCCGTGATCACCGACAGCGCCGCGATCCTCGCCGCCGACGGGGCCCGCAAGGCCGCCTGA
- the ftsH gene encoding ATP-dependent zinc metalloprotease FtsH, producing MNANFRNFAVWVIIGLLLIALFNLFQNPGPRAAGQDIAYSQFLSDVDSGRVRSVVIAGQQITGSYTDNASFQTFAPNDADLVKRLENKGISITAKPPTEGGTSLIGVLISWFPMFLILAVWIFFMRQMQGGAGGKAMGFGKSKAKLLTEAHGRVTFDDVAGVDEAKEDLQEIVEFLRDPQKFQRLGGRIPRGVLLVGPPGTGKTLTARAVAGEANVPFFTISGSDFVEMFVGVGASRVRDMFEQAKKNSPCIIFIDEIDAVGRHRGAGLGGGNDEREQTLNQLLVEMDGFEQNEGVIIIAATNRPDVLDPALLRPGRFDRQVVIPNPDVVGREKILKVHARKVPMAPDVELKTLARGTPGFSGADLMNLVNEAALLAARRNKRIVTMAEFEDAKDKVMMGAERKSLAMTADEKRNTAYHEAGHAIIAMLLSGTIDPIHKATIIPRGRALGMVMTLPESDRYNWTYEKAKSRLIMLFGGREAEILTFGPEKVTTGASGDIQMATSLARSMVMEWGMSERLGRVRYRSNEQEVFLGHSVAQSTNISDETAKIIDEEVRKLIEEGESEARRLITENRDKFIAVAEGLLEYETLSGEEIKNLLDGKPPIRDTGDDVPPSRPSVVPTTRRPKGDTGLEPQPQV from the coding sequence ATGAACGCGAATTTTCGCAACTTCGCAGTGTGGGTCATCATTGGCCTGCTGCTGATCGCCCTGTTCAATCTGTTCCAGAACCCGGGACCGCGCGCGGCCGGTCAGGACATTGCCTATTCGCAGTTCCTGAGCGACGTCGACAGCGGCCGCGTCCGAAGCGTGGTGATCGCCGGACAGCAGATCACCGGCAGCTATACCGACAATGCCAGCTTCCAGACCTTCGCGCCGAATGACGCCGATCTCGTCAAGCGGCTCGAGAACAAGGGCATCTCGATCACGGCGAAGCCGCCGACCGAGGGCGGCACGTCGCTGATCGGCGTTCTGATCTCCTGGTTCCCGATGTTCCTGATCCTGGCCGTGTGGATCTTCTTTATGCGGCAGATGCAGGGCGGCGCCGGCGGCAAGGCGATGGGCTTCGGCAAGTCCAAGGCCAAGCTCCTGACCGAGGCGCATGGCCGCGTCACCTTCGACGACGTCGCCGGTGTCGATGAGGCCAAGGAAGACCTGCAGGAGATCGTCGAGTTCCTGCGCGACCCGCAGAAGTTCCAGCGTCTCGGCGGCCGGATTCCGCGCGGCGTGCTGCTGGTCGGCCCTCCGGGCACCGGTAAGACGCTGACGGCCCGCGCCGTCGCCGGCGAAGCCAACGTGCCGTTCTTCACCATCTCGGGTTCCGACTTCGTCGAAATGTTCGTCGGCGTCGGCGCGTCCCGCGTCCGCGACATGTTCGAGCAGGCGAAGAAGAACTCGCCCTGCATCATCTTCATCGACGAAATCGACGCGGTCGGCCGTCATCGCGGCGCCGGTCTCGGCGGCGGCAATGACGAACGCGAGCAGACGCTGAACCAGCTCCTGGTCGAGATGGACGGCTTCGAGCAGAACGAAGGCGTCATCATCATCGCCGCGACCAACCGTCCGGACGTGCTGGACCCGGCGCTGCTGCGCCCCGGCCGTTTCGACCGCCAGGTCGTGATCCCGAACCCCGACGTCGTCGGCCGCGAGAAGATCCTGAAGGTGCATGCCCGCAAGGTGCCGATGGCGCCGGACGTCGAGCTGAAGACGCTCGCCCGCGGCACTCCCGGCTTCTCGGGCGCCGACCTGATGAACCTCGTCAACGAGGCGGCCCTTCTGGCGGCGCGGCGCAACAAGCGCATCGTCACCATGGCTGAGTTCGAGGACGCCAAGGACAAGGTGATGATGGGCGCCGAGCGCAAGTCGCTCGCCATGACCGCCGACGAGAAGCGCAACACCGCCTATCACGAGGCCGGCCACGCCATCATCGCGATGCTGCTCTCGGGCACGATCGACCCGATCCACAAGGCCACCATCATTCCGCGCGGTCGTGCGCTCGGCATGGTGATGACGCTGCCGGAGTCGGACCGTTACAACTGGACCTATGAGAAGGCCAAGTCGCGCCTGATCATGCTGTTCGGCGGCCGCGAGGCCGAGATCCTGACCTTCGGTCCGGAGAAGGTGACGACCGGCGCTAGCGGCGACATCCAGATGGCCACCAGCCTCGCGCGCTCCATGGTGATGGAGTGGGGCATGTCGGAGCGTCTCGGCCGCGTGCGTTATCGCTCGAACGAGCAGGAGGTCTTCCTGGGCCATTCGGTGGCGCAGTCGACCAATATCTCGGACGAGACCGCCAAGATCATCGACGAGGAAGTTCGCAAGCTGATCGAGGAAGGCGAGAGCGAGGCGCGGCGTCTCATCACCGAGAACCGCGACAAGTTCATCGCCGTCGCCGAGGGGCTGCTCGAATACGAGACGCTGTCCGGCGAGGAGATCAAGAACCTGCTCGACGGCAAGCCGCCGATCCGCGACACCGGCGACGACGTGCCGCCCTCGCGCCCGTCCGTGGTTCCGACCACGCGTCGTCCGAAGGGTGACACCGGCCTGGAGCCGCAGCCGCAGGTCTGA